Within the Medicago truncatula cultivar Jemalong A17 chromosome 4, MtrunA17r5.0-ANR, whole genome shotgun sequence genome, the region tatgttcaatttaggggtatattagtcattctggggtgtaacttgttttttttgagGTGTGACTATCACCAGtcaaaattaaaacttaaaaactagttctttcaaaataagaaaaaccttaaaaactagtatccttaaaaaaaatgaagttaaaaactagtaaaaaaatcatttacagAGGAAAGACGAACATTACCGTGTGTGTCTGTATGCTCTTTTTACCTTGCTAACTtgtgtatatattttataatgtttgtttgtgtaattttgattataACTTTTAAACATTAATGGAAATTATTCGTAGATCAGTTTTTCtacaaattattttcaaaacatatcaactcgacgtaaataaaataaaaataaaataatgattattttcgTATTGATTATAGGGTTTTGTTAATGAGTGCTCCCGGAGCACTAAGCATTCCttataaagaaattattttttaaaaaaaaagtaaaaactttaatttttaataaatgcaCAAACTTACATAAAAGCTTACCACTTTGggtgcttaaagagtgtcaCGGGGACAGTCGTTAACGTTTCCCGTTGTTTATATTTATCGTGACATATACTAATCTACAAAATCTTGATCTTCATTGTCTTTTGCAACAATGACGTcgatttcaaattcaaatccttTCAGTGTCAATCATCATCATGTTTCTCACCATGCTTAAAGGCTTAGGTTTGTCATGGCCTCGTTTAGAATGCGTGCCTCGTTTAGCGTGCCCGACCTTAATAGGTCTCATACGATAAGagagcaatttttattttttatttttttttactttggttCACTAAAATGACCTTTGATTTTAGTTGCTGTACAATCCTTACCTAGTGTAGCAGgttaaagtaattaaaaattCTCACAATAATTTCCCTAAAACATTATTGCTATTAATATTAGAGGGCTAATGTatgaatatattaattaaatgactaatacctcaaattcgtcattgaattttaaaatatcgGCCAAATTCGTTcttgaattttgcgaaatatctatttagttcctgaatttacaaaatgtcaatcaaatcagtccctccgttaagttggtgtgttaacggaggtgacgtgtaacgttaacctcttacaaggcttaccacgtcagatgccacgcaagcagggaccaaattgattgatttacataaaattggcaaggaccaaattgatggattttcagaaaattgtcaacagctctttctcctttctcattaacgactctttctcctcttcttcattaacgactctttcttccccaaatatataaatttggaaccctaaaaattgaagaatgattctagagaaactaaaatgaaaagttgatatatttataaggattaaaaacatatttatcccTATTTAAAAATACcataatattctttaaaaaaaacataatatgtaATTactaatgttatttttatttataattatatagttatTATCATTAAAACTAAATCAGAATTAATCAAGGCCTATGAGCATGCTgggattttttcaaattttccaaCATTGTCAAAAACACCCtttgttaaatgtaattatggaccgtcataatattcctcaaAGCTTAGAAGCCCTCTAGAAGGACTTAAAAAGGGCCTAGAGGCCTTCCAGAAGGGTTATTGGGTTTAGGCGCATCCTCCTAAAAGATGCCGCCCTCCTTAACCTCCAGAAGCTTCTAGAAACCgcctaaaatactaaaatatccATGTTGCTTGGAGGCGAAGCAATAGTAACCCAAGCCCACAacaggctataaataccactcTAGAGATCATTCTCATGCACCCCGATAGTCAGTCTAAAACCCTAATATACGATTCTTAAACCCTAGAATcccttattgtactttttgcAAGTACAGTTGGCGCCGTCTGTAGGAAGAGGTAAAACTAACCTTGACCACGATTGTTTGGATCGAATTCTCGATTCAAAGAAACGTTGAATCGTAGGTCTCTCTGCGATTCAAAATCCTAACCTTCACCAAACGTAAATCGCACCTCACGTACGATTTAGAGAAAAGCCGCTATGGCAACACTAGAAGAAACAGAAATGATGAAGACTCCGATCGCCCAATTACTAGAACAGAACGAAGCTCTGCTCGCTTCGGTGGAAACCATCcagcaacaacagcagcagGAGAAGGCTGACTCTCATCATGGCGACCTAGACGAGCCAGAACCCCAACCGCTCTCAACTGAAATCTGGAACGCTCCGGTTCCAGATAATTTCAAACCGCCTCACTTACCTACCTTCGACGGGAGGGGTGATCCGTTAGAGCATGTGACCGTTTTCAACACCAGAATGTCTGTGTATGGAGTCGCCGACTCCCTCAAGTGCAAGTTGCTGGCGGGAACCTTTGCTGATGCGGCTTTACGTTGGTAAATGAGCCTTCCTCGTTTTTCCATTATCGGCTATCAGGATATGATAAGGAAACTCACCCAACAATTCTCTGGGAGCCGTCACCGTAAGGTTTTATTGACTAGCCTGTTCAACGTTCGACAAGGGCAGAATGAATCCCTAAGAGAATATCTCGCCCGCTTCAACGACTCAAAAATTAAGGTTTCCAACCCCAACCAAGAAGTCTTCGTTGGCGCTTTTCAAAATGGCTTGCGAGCTGGACAATTTAATGAGTCGCTCGCACAAAAACCCGCCGATTCGATGGAAGAGATAATCGCTCGTGCTAAATGTTACGTAAAAGGAGAGGAAAGCAACGCGGAGAAAAGAGCCAGGGACgccaagaaaaaaggaaactCGGGAGCAGAACGCAGGAATCACTATGTTCCACCCAACAATGACAGGGGAACATTCAAGAAACAAAATGAAAGGAATCAACATCATTACACTCCCGAGCACTTCACTCCTCTGAATACTCGCCCCGAAAGAATCCTCAAAGAAGTGCTTGAATAAAAAATCATGTCAGCTCCGGCAAACCGAAGCAAATACATGGGAAGCAACATAGATGCTTAGTGTAAGTATCACCTGATACAGGGCCACGACACGGACGAATGCGTCCATcttaaaagagaaattgaaaagCTCATCCAAAGCGGGAAACTGCGAGGGTACGCTAAGGAGAGGGGTAGCAATGAAAAACAACAAGACAAGCCCAACACCGAACCCAAACACACATTACACACCATTTCGGGAGGTTTTGTTGGAGGCAGGGAGTCAAGCAATTCAAGAGAGAAGTATGCTCGCCAAGTAATGCTTTTGGGAGACAATTTCACATCGTCCTCGGAAAGAAGTCCTGATATCACTTTTTCAGCAAAAGATTTCGAGCAAGTAATCCCTCACGACGACGATCCGTTGGTCATTTCTGTCCAGCTGCTTAACTGGGAGATTAAGAGAGTACTCGTGGATACAGGTAGCTCTGCAAATGTTTTGTAATATGACGCCTTCAGCAAAATGGGTTTGAGCGAGGAACAACTTCAGCCATTCAAAGGAACCCTGTCCGGCTTCACTGGTGAGAGGGTGCACGTACGGGGCTATATTACCCTAAAAACCATCTTTGGATCAGGAGACCAGCAAAAATCGATAAAAATAAGGTATTTGGTAATAACCTCGCCTAGTTCATATAACGCCATCATTGGCCGCCCTTCCATCAACCTTTTAGATGCTTTTGTATCCACCAAACATTTGATGATGAAGTATCCGCTTGACGATGGGCGGGTAGGCACGTTGCGTGCGATCAGAAGGTAGCACGAGAATGTTATCAGGCTAGCCTCAGGTTAAAAGTCAAAAGGAGTGAGGTACTTGAAGTGAATGTTATTGACCTAGACCCCCGTGAAGAATATCAGCAAGAACGAATAGAACCTATCGAAGCTGTGAAGGATATTATCATTTGGTCACTGTCGCACCAAGTCACTAAGATAGGAACTTCCCTCGAAAAGTCAGAAGAGGAAAGTCTAGTGCAACTCCtacaaaaatatgttgatttgttCGCCTGGGCGCCGTCAGATATGCCCGGAATCGATATTAAAGTAGCTTGTCATCATCTGGCAGTTAAACCTTCTGTTAAGCCAGTGGTCCAGAGAAAGCGTAAGATGGGTGAAGAAAAAAGGAAAGCAGTGGACGAGGAGGTGAAAAAGTTACAAGAGGCACACTTCATCAACGAAATTAAATACCCTACTTGGCTTGCAAATACCATTCTCGTTAAAAAGGCTTCAGGAAAGTGGAGGATGTGTGTCGATTACACAGACCTCAATATTGCATGTCCAAAAGATCCATATCCCCTGCCAAACATAGATCACTTAATAGATAACGCGTCCGGATATAGAATCCTCAGTTTCATGGACGCATATTCTGGGTACAATCAGATCAAGATGGATCCTTTAGACGCCCCCAAAACAGCCTTCATGACTAATCAAAAGAACTATCATTACCAGGTCAATTCATTTGGCTTACGAAATGCGGGGGCGACTTTCCAACGATCTATGGATACCATATTTAACAAACAGATTGGAAAGAACTTAGAAGTATACATTGACGACCTCGTGGTGAAAACATCAGAAGAGGGGCGCCACTCGACAGACTTGGACGAAATCTTTCAGCAGATCCGAAAATTCAACATGCGCCTTAACCCTGCCAAATGTACATTCGGAGTGCATGCTGAGAAATTTCTGGGTTTTCTCCTAACCAGAAAAGGTATCGAAGCCAACCCGGATAAATGTCAAGCCATCATCAACATGAGAAACCCATGCAACGTTAAAGAAGTACAACAGCTGATGGGAAGGCTAGCAGCTTTATCAAGATTCCTCTCCTGCGCAGGAGATAAAGCTTTCGCTTTCTTCGCTACGATTAAAAAGAAGGAGAAGTTTGAATGGACTCAAGAATGTGATGAGGCTTTTCAGAAAATTAAAACTTTCCTGACCACGCCGCCTATATTACATCGCCCTACCCAAGGGGCGGTATTGTCCCTATACCTTTCAGTTTCAGAAAATGCCATGAGTTCTGTACTTGTCGAAGATTCAGAAGAAGGAGAAAAACTGGTATATTTTGTCAGCCGAGTTCTCAAAGGGGCTGAACTACGATAccagaaaattgaaaagttggCTTTGGCCGTCGTAACAACCGCCAGGAAATTACGCCCCTACTTCCAGAGTCATAAGGTCGTCATCAGAACAAACTATCTGGTAAAACAGATCCTTGGCAAATTGGATTTAGCAGGAAGGATGGTATCTTGGTCAGTCGAGCTTTCAGAATACGACATTCAGTTTGCCCCCCGGAACAACATTAAATCACAAGTGCTGGCGGACTTCGTGGTCGAGTTCACTTCTCCTGTCCAGGAGGTCGCCCCTCATGTATGGCTGTTATCAGTTGATGGCTCATCAAACCTAAAAGGAAGTGGATCAGGTATTATTTTAGAAGAGCCAGGCGACTTACTCATAGAAAATCTCCGAGGTTTGGTTTTAAAGCTAGTAACAATCAAGCGGAGTATGAAGCTCTGATAGCTGGGATGATCTTGGCACAAGAGATGGGGGTAGAGAACCTCAGAGCACGGAGCGACTCTCAACTGATGACCAACCAAATTTTGGGGGAATATCAAACCAAGGATCAGCAGCTCTCCAAGTACTTGGTAAGGGTGCAAAATTTAGCCAAAAGCTTTCACTTTTTCGAAGCTGTATACATTCCTAGAGAGTTGAATTCACGAGCAGATTTACTAGCAAAATTGGCTAGCACAAAACGACCTGGAAATAACCGAACAGTAATTCAAGAGATAATATTCGCGCCCAATACTGAAGAAAAAGAAGTGCTTAATATAAACCGGGAATCTGAAGGTTGGATGACTCCACTCTTGAAGTATTTAACAGGTTCTTTCATCCCAAAAAGCGAGGAGGAAGCTCAACTAATCAGAAAGAGGGCAACCAAGTTTATCATAATTGCAGGGAAACTTTATAGGCGAGGAAGAGCTACCCCATTGCTTAGATGCTTGGGCGAGGATGAAACGAATTTGGTTCTGCTAGAAGTACATGAGGGAGTTTGCGAAAGTCACATTGGCGGGCGATCTTTGGCCGCTAAACTATTACGAGCAGGATACTATTGGCCCAAAATGGCGCAGGATTGTTGTGAGTTcgttaaaaaatgtaacaaatgcCAACGTTTCTCTGACAAGAAGAACGCCCCAGCTAACGAGCTCACATATGTTTTTTCTCCATGGCCTTTTCATAAGTGGGGTGTTGACATCGTCGGGCCTTTTCCTCAAGCACCAAGCCAATTAAAATTCCTCATTGTAGGCGTGGACTATTTTACAAAATGGGTCGAGGCAGAGGCAGTGTCGAAGATAATGGCGGAGCGAGTCGTAAAATTCTACTTGAAGAAGATCATCTGCCGTTTTGGTCTTCCGAAACATATAGTAACAGACAACGAGACACAGTTCGCCAGTTCTAAAGTCGTGGATTTTTGCAAACAACTAGGGATTGAAACAAAGTTCGTTTCAGTAATTCACCCCCAAGCTAATGGGCAAGCGGAATCTGCCAACAAGGTAATAGTAAACGGCATCAAAAAGAAACTTGAGGAGGCTAAAGGACTTTGGGCAGAGCAGTTACATGAGGtaattttttaatgtctaaCAAACCAATTTGATTTATAATACATTATTCCCATACTAACaacaaatgaaacaaaaacTCTGTATAAATTACTAAGTACAGGTACTATGGTCATACCATACAACCCCACATTCCACTACTGGGGAAACGCCGTTCACTATGGTCTATGGTGCCGATGCTATGCTTCCGGTTGAAATTGATACCCCAACTTGGCGGCGGGATAACTTTTCAGAGGAAGCCAATGAGGTCAGTATCCAATGCACTATGGACATGATTGATGAAATAAGGGAAGCAGCACACATCTGGGAGTTCGCAGCCAAACAGAGAGCTGCTCGGCGGTATAACTCAAAAGTTATCCCTCGAAGTATGAAGG harbors:
- the LOC112420851 gene encoding uncharacterized protein, encoding MSLPRFSIIGYQDMIRKLTQQFSGSRHRKVLLTSLFNVRQGQNESLREYLARFNDSKIKVSNPNQEVFVGAFQNGLRAGQFNESLAQKPADSMEEIIARAKCYVKGEESNAEKRARDAKKKGNSGAERRNHYVPPNNDRGTFKKQNERNQHHYTPEHFTPLNTRPERILKEGHDTDECVHLKREIEKLIQSGKLRGYAKERGSNEKQQDKPNTEPKHTLHTISGGFVGGRESSNSREKYARQVMLLGDNFTSSSERSPDITFSAKDFEQVIPHDDDPLVISVQLLNWEIKRVLVDTGSSANVL